The genomic interval TAAGAGAACATAAACCAGCTGGAACCACCCTGATCAATAGGCTTATTTTTTTCACGGATAGTTTTCCTGATTGCGATATAAATCTCTGCGGCTTGCTGTTCATCCATCTTCTCCTGTAAAAGAGCGACTTTCTTAATCTCGGTATCAATAATGGAATAGAGTTGTGGGTCAGCTTGTGAAGTACCTAAATATTCAAATAACAGATCCAACTCTTCGGAGTTGCATTCGTTATTCACATACTTTTTTAAAAGTGTCTCTTTACTGATGTTGTGCTTCACAGGGATTGCAGAATAAGCCTATACTTATAATACAATTCAAGACTTAGGTAGGTCTGCTCTCTCTCAAAAAATATTTTATTTTTTTATAAGATGAGTGATATTATGCTGAATGTTAGTGGATAACAAAATCAGGAAAAAGAGATAGGGAAGCTTAAAATAAAAATGGCAGGAAGAACAAGAAAGTGGTTTCCGTATGAGCATGCAGGTACTCTTTAATAAATTTAATGGCTTTTACCATATGATCCCTCACAGTGCTTTTGGAAATGCCAAGTGCATACGATACTTCTTCATACGTTTTACCTTCTAAGCGGCACAGCTGAAATATCAGTTTACGCTGGGGAGGGAGCTGGTCAATGGCATGTATCGCCAATGATTCATACTCAGCGGCAAAAAATTCATCTTCCGTCTGGTTGCTGGCAATTTCGGCGGCAGCTATGATTTGCTTCTTGATGGAAACTTCTTTGGAAGCCCGCTTTAGCAGGTTAAAAATATGATTGTGGGCTATTTTGAATATAAAAGCGGAAAAAGAAAGATCTTTGTTGATGGTATGCTTATGTTCCCAGACCTTTACAAATATGTCTTGTAATACTTCTTTGGCTAGTTCTTCAGACTTTACAAATTTTAAAGCCAGCCTATATATTTTATTATGGTATAATACATATATCGCTTCAAAAGCCTCCTCAGAGCCTTTTATCAATCTTTCCAATAGCTCGGTTTCATCTGAATATTGTCGCATTTTGAGTTGTAGTATCTAAAAACAACTTTGCTTAGAAAATCAGTGTATTTAAATATATATTTTATTGCCCTTAAAACAAAGCAAAAAAATATAATAATTATGCAAATATGCACAATAGATTGTTTAAATGATAGTGAAAACGATTTTTAGACAACCTGAAAGTAATTTGCAACAAATGCAGCAATCATGCTGTAAATGTTCATACATATATACATAGCTCAAAGATACAGAGATTATATAAAAAAATTATGATTTCTTTTAAGTTATCTATGTATTTATAGCCAGTGAATAGGTGTAAAATTACGCTTCCATGTGTACTCAAAATTTTATTACGTATTACTCCTTAATAATTTTCTGTTTATTATTACCTTACTTTTACGCATGACTAAAATATCTGTTAAAAATGTTATTGGCAGAAAAGACCTGATAGATTTTCCTCAGCTAGGTCTGGAAAACATAGAAGCAAAAATAGATACAGGTGCTTATACGTCGGCTATCCATTGTTCACAAATTAAATTCATCCGCAAAAAAGGAATCCGGAAGATCAGTTTTCATATCCTGGGCACTCATCAGGTTGGGGTCGGCCACAGGAAATTTACCACAGCTGATTTTAAAGAAAAAAAGATCAGAAGTTCTTTCGGCCATGTAGAAAAAAGATTCGTAATTAAGACTAAAATCAAACTGTT from Rhodocytophaga rosea carries:
- a CDS encoding RNA polymerase sigma factor; its protein translation is MRQYSDETELLERLIKGSEEAFEAIYVLYHNKIYRLALKFVKSEELAKEVLQDIFVKVWEHKHTINKDLSFSAFIFKIAHNHIFNLLKRASKEVSIKKQIIAAAEIASNQTEDEFFAAEYESLAIHAIDQLPPQRKLIFQLCRLEGKTYEEVSYALGISKSTVRDHMVKAIKFIKEYLHAHTETTFLFFLPFLF
- a CDS encoding ATP-dependent zinc protease family protein; translation: MTKISVKNVIGRKDLIDFPQLGLENIEAKIDTGAYTSAIHCSQIKFIRKKGIRKISFHILGTHQVGVGHRKFTTADFKEKKIRSSFGHVEKRFVIKTKIKLFDRVIRAEFSLSDRTEMRFPVLLGRKLLKNKFVVDVSLYNLSYNQKTSQL